In Massilia sp. METH4, the genomic window TGGGCGGACCACGACGCCACGGCGCTGATGTCGAAGCGCTGCGCGCCCTTCCCGCACGGGATCCTGATCGACCAGGGCCTGGCCGACAAGTTCCTGAACGAGCAATTGAAACCCGAGCTGTTCGAAACGGCGTGCGCGGCCGCCGGCCAGCCGCTGACCTTGCGGCGGCATGCCGGGTACGACCACGGGTATTACTTCATCACCACGTTCATCGAAGACCACCTGCGCTGGCACGCGCCGCAGCTGTAGCGCTACAGCTTGATTTCAGTGCCGAGTTTTTGCAGGAACTGCGCGATCCACTGAGGATGCGCCGGCCAGGCCGGCGCGGTGACGAACTGGCCGTCGGTGACGGCGGCATCGACGGCGATGTCGGCGAATTCCGCGCCCGCCAGTTTCACCTCCGGCGAACAGGCCGGGTAGCACGAGATCTTCCGGCCGCGGATCACGTCCGCGGCGGCCAGCAGCTGCGCGCCGTGGCACACGGCGGCGATCGGCTTGCCGCTCTCGGCGAATTCCCTGACGATCTCGATCACGCGCGGGTCGAGGCGCAGGTATTCGGGCGCGCGGCCGCCAGCGATCGCCAGTGCGTCATATTTCGCTGTGTCGACTTCATCGAACGCGGCATTGAGCGTGAACTGGTGGCCCGGCTTTTCCGTGTAGGTCTGGTCGCCCTCGAAATCGTGGATCGCCGTCTTGATCTTATCGCCGGCCTTCTTGCCGGGGCAGACCGCGTGCACCGTGTGGCCCACCGCCTGCAATGCCTGGAACGGCACCATCGTTTCATAGTCTTCGGCGAAGTCGCCGGTCAGGAACAGAATGGTTTTTGCTGCCATGCTTGCCTCCT contains:
- a CDS encoding DJ-1/PfpI family protein, with the translated sequence MAAKTILFLTGDFAEDYETMVPFQALQAVGHTVHAVCPGKKAGDKIKTAIHDFEGDQTYTEKPGHQFTLNAAFDEVDTAKYDALAIAGGRAPEYLRLDPRVIEIVREFAESGKPIAAVCHGAQLLAAADVIRGRKISCYPACSPEVKLAGAEFADIAVDAAVTDGQFVTAPAWPAHPQWIAQFLQKLGTEIKL